One window of Thermocoleostomius sinensis A174 genomic DNA carries:
- a CDS encoding S9 family peptidase, with product MFQSSYAGVTDISAPPIAEQRSHTHSLHGDDRPDPYFWMRDRHDPAVLAYLEAENAYTAAIMQPTEPLQATLYQEMLARIQETDLSVPVQKDGYFYYTRTEAGKPYTIHCRKQGSLEAEEEVLLDQNLLAAGQEYFALGVFQVSPNHQILAYSTDTTGSERYTLFFLDLATRQLYSESIPDTSYSFAWANDSQTVFYTQVDEAHRPYKLLRHQLGQTIASDTLIYEEPDEAYYLSVYETRSQAYILLELSSKVTTEIHFLDANQPTGNFQVIQPRAPGIEYSVEHHSDRFYIVTNEDAINFKLMQTSVSAPSKDHWQTVIAHRDDVLLSGVSAFANHLVIYEREAGLSKIRVRHLTNQQEHYIAFPEPTYEVYEDANPEFNTSILRFSYTSLITPRSIFDYHLDTQIQELKKETPVLGGYDRSHYISERLQAIAPDGTAIPLSLVYKKGTERNGRNPLLLVGYGSYGYSYPDAFSSTRLSLLDRGVVYAIAHIRGGSEMGRKWYEDGKFLNKKNTFTDFIACAEYLIEQQWTSPQQLSISGGSAGGLLIGAVINLRPELFKAAVAQVPFVDVVTTILDTSLPLSAMEWEEWGNPNDKIYYDYIKSYSPYDNVAAQHYPALLITAGFNDPRVSYWEPAKWTAKLRILKQDKNVLLLKTNMGAGHAGASDRYEKLKEIAFEYAFLLQQWQLDR from the coding sequence ATGTTCCAATCATCTTACGCTGGTGTTACTGATATCTCTGCCCCACCTATTGCAGAACAACGATCGCATACGCATTCCTTGCATGGAGATGATCGCCCCGATCCCTATTTTTGGATGCGCGATCGCCACGATCCAGCCGTATTGGCTTATCTAGAAGCAGAAAATGCCTATACAGCCGCGATTATGCAGCCTACAGAACCGCTGCAAGCGACGCTGTACCAGGAAATGCTAGCTCGCATTCAGGAAACGGACTTGTCGGTTCCAGTGCAAAAAGATGGCTATTTCTATTACACCCGTACTGAAGCGGGAAAACCCTACACCATCCATTGCCGCAAACAGGGCAGCTTGGAGGCAGAAGAAGAAGTGCTACTGGATCAAAACCTCTTAGCAGCAGGTCAGGAATATTTTGCGCTGGGCGTGTTTCAAGTTAGTCCCAACCATCAAATTCTGGCTTACTCAACGGATACGACAGGATCTGAGCGCTATACCCTGTTTTTCTTAGACTTAGCCACACGGCAACTGTATTCTGAAAGCATTCCCGACACAAGTTACTCGTTTGCGTGGGCGAATGATAGCCAAACCGTGTTCTATACCCAGGTGGATGAAGCTCATCGTCCCTATAAACTGCTGCGCCACCAGTTGGGACAAACGATCGCCAGCGATACCTTAATCTATGAAGAACCCGACGAAGCCTATTACCTCAGTGTCTACGAAACACGCAGTCAGGCGTATATTTTGCTGGAGTTGAGCAGCAAAGTTACTACCGAAATCCATTTTCTCGATGCCAATCAGCCCACCGGAAACTTTCAGGTGATTCAACCTCGAGCGCCCGGCATTGAATATTCCGTAGAGCATCACAGCGATCGGTTCTACATTGTCACAAACGAAGACGCTATCAATTTCAAACTCATGCAAACGTCTGTCAGCGCTCCTTCCAAAGATCATTGGCAAACGGTAATTGCTCATCGTGATGATGTTCTGTTGTCAGGAGTCAGTGCATTCGCTAATCATCTGGTGATTTACGAGCGGGAAGCCGGGCTATCCAAAATTCGAGTACGCCATCTTACGAACCAACAAGAGCACTACATCGCATTTCCAGAACCCACCTATGAAGTTTATGAAGATGCTAATCCTGAATTCAATACTTCGATTTTGCGTTTCAGCTATACATCCCTAATTACACCCCGATCGATTTTTGATTATCACTTGGATACCCAAATCCAAGAATTAAAAAAAGAAACACCGGTACTTGGTGGCTACGATCGATCGCACTATATCAGCGAACGATTACAAGCGATTGCCCCTGATGGAACGGCAATTCCGCTATCGCTGGTCTATAAAAAAGGAACTGAACGCAACGGACGAAACCCTCTCCTGTTAGTAGGTTACGGCTCCTATGGCTACAGCTATCCCGATGCTTTTTCTTCCACACGTCTGTCGTTGCTCGATCGCGGTGTTGTGTATGCAATTGCTCACATTCGCGGTGGCTCGGAAATGGGGCGTAAATGGTATGAAGACGGCAAGTTCCTGAACAAAAAGAACACCTTTACGGACTTCATCGCCTGTGCGGAATACCTGATTGAACAGCAGTGGACTTCGCCGCAACAGTTGTCCATCTCAGGTGGCAGCGCTGGAGGGCTTCTCATAGGGGCCGTGATTAATCTCCGCCCAGAATTATTCAAAGCGGCTGTGGCTCAAGTTCCGTTTGTCGATGTTGTCACCACCATCCTTGATACTTCGCTGCCGCTGTCGGCCATGGAATGGGAAGAATGGGGCAACCCCAATGACAAAATCTACTATGACTACATTAAGTCTTACTCTCCTTATGACAATGTCGCCGCGCAACATTATCCGGCTCTACTCATTACCGCTGGTTTCAATGATCCTCGCGTTTCCTACTGGGAACCTGCCAAATGGACAGCAAAGCTGCGCATCCTCAAACAAGACAAGAATGTGTTGCTGCTGAAGACTAATATGGGCGCTGGACACGCTGGCGCATCAGACCGCTACGAGAAGCTGAAGGAGATCGCCTTTGAATATGCATTCCTGCTACAACAATGGCAGTTAGATCGCTAG